CTTGGTAATGTTTGGGTATCATGGTCGTGCCACATTTGCAGGATTTTGAAGCAGTTTATATTGCCGCTGATTTTATTCTGGGAAATGAAGTTCATACTCCATTACTTTTAATCTACTTTTGTTATGAATACTGTTAAGTGTCTTCTAAATGATGATCTTATTAGCTTTGTGTCTGTCTCTGCGCTTTTATTCCTTATCCTGAAAAACTAAAACCagtaaagaagaagagaaagagagctgAATCCAAAACTTTGGTGAGCTAGAACATGATGGATTGAATTGCTCTATGGTGACTAGCTATTCCTTTATATTATCCAATAACTAACTTTTAGTAGGGTTCCTACTAAGAGTGGAAGACTAAGAAGACTAATTACAATAGAAACAAATAACTACCTAAGCCTAACTAGAAAAGGAAACTATTAAGGAGACAACAACTAACTACAACTAAGCTATTAGACATGATCCCAGGGTACACGGTTCCATGTAACATCCGTGGAATACAACCCCACGATTACACACTTTAACAATCATTATTACTGTTTCTCAGTTAGGTTTATATTTGTGCTTGTGCTTGATTTTACCTTTTCCTACGTTGATGCAGCTGTTGTTCAGGGACCTTCTCATAGCTCATCAGAAGCTTCTCCATATGATAGTAAAGCATCTGAGTCAGCCAAAGGGAGTGGGAAACAGCGTGCTTCTGAAGAGGGTGGTGCCATTTCCTCTTCACAGACAGAAGATTTTGTCAAGGGGAATGGAATGATCTTCAGGCCAAAGGAAGCATCAGACCAATCGGCAGTGGATGGCTTCCCATATGAAGGCTCAGCTATTAGGCCAGGTATTGATGCAGGTGTGAAATTTGGGGGACGTGGTTCTTGTCCTGACCTACCGTGGGTTTCTACAACAGGTCCAGGCCCAAATGGGAGGACAATTTCTGGTGTTACTTACAGAGTCAGCAAAAACCAGGTAAAGATAGTTTGTGCATGCCATGGGTCTCATATGTCCCCGGAAGAGTTTATTCAGCATGCCAGTGCAGATCAACACAATCCAGAGAACAGCTCAGGTTTTGTGTCATTTCCGAATGGCAATCCTGCAAGTTCAGCCCAGGGCTGATATCGTAAAGAGTTTTAATAAAATGACTTATTTTGCAATGAAAGCATCTCCCTGTGGTTTTCTTTACCGTACTGTAAGCTTCGTCATTATCTTTCTTGCTATATGTATGTCAGTGATTTATTTGCTTCCAATCAAATGTCTTGAGTAGCCGGTATTTGTTATGTGGGCTAATGTAATCATTGAACATCATTATTCTGTTCTCAAGTAGTAATATCAACAAATCATCCCTTCCATGTATGCTCCTAAGCAAACAGTAGGGCACTCCAGATACATTAGAAGCTTTATCAGAAATTGAACTCAGGGTTTCATGAATTGCTGCTCTTATATTCTGTTTCCTTTTATACCTTTCTCTGCTAAATCAATGTTTGTTGTTTTGAATGTTCAGTTTATTTTGAATGCTCTACCAATTTTTTGCATATGCATGTGCTCCATGATAGAAGAACCTGATCTGATTCAACCTTGAATGACCATAGCTGACACTTTCCTGAGCTGAAATCTTTGAGCCTATCTTTTGTTGGTCTGGGTTACAGGCCGAGTGTCCTGCTCCTGGAGTTGGGCTTGGATTACAGGCTAGGTGGACAACTAGCCTTGCTCGAGTTGCAGATAAAGTTTTCAATAGTTCAAGACTATCAGGAGGGGGTACCATGATAATGCCTAGGCTATCGTGAAGGTCCATGGCAATAAATGGGAGGTATATGATAGAATTTTAGCCTTGGAATTTGGCAACTGATTGGTTCAGAGGATTCTTTAGATATCCCAATAAttagaattgccacatcatcaatAACACGTCATGGGTCACTCAGATATTCTATGGTGGGAATGTATTAAacctttttcttattatttttaagaaaacatGCTTATAGTCAAATTTATAGGAGAGGAATGGAGATGAAGTCCATCTGTTTTGGCATCATATGTGCCTGAGAGGGGGAAGAAAGATGTTATCAATCAGTTGGTGTCGAACTGTATACTAGGGTTCACATCATTAaatgaggaatttttttttcggttGAAATCGTCAAATGAGGAAGAGATGTTATAGGAGTGGATATGTATATAGGTGGTCACACACCCATCTTTTCCCCTAATTTTATTTATGGAAAAAGAATGTTGTCTGGTGGTATGACTCCTGGGACACAGGAGAGTGTGAAACAACTGTCTTGCTCTCTTGGTTAAAAAGTCCATCCATCTTGATGTACCTGTGCACGTTCTCGTTTGCCCCTGTGCTGCAGCAAAGGCCATATGATCATGCAGTGATCTCTGAcccttttatttatgaaatggGAAAATGATTTCTATTCAAGAGTAGCTATATTGCCATTCCCCTTGTGTCTGTCTCTCTTTTCGTTTCTATAAAATGAATTTTCTACCCTTCTATTTATTGAACTGAAAGGAGGGCAAACAACGCCTTccttatgaaaatttcattctaTTATGCTTGAATTGAGTTTTCCTCACCCAATAACCTTTTCACCATTGTCATCTGAATTAAGTTGGAGAGCATTAGACTTTGTATAATAGGGGTGGGAGTTTATGATTACATGTGAGTCTTAATCATAAATTagttttatctatttatttattttttatagtaaaaTCATAAAGTCAGATCACAAGTGATAAAGGAATTCTGCCTTCTCCACATATGAAGGAAAATTTGTCATTTTGTTATATGGAAAATCTACTATTTCCCATTATGTTTGACCTTTCATATAATAAAATCCAAGTTGACATTTATTGTTAAGAGATGGTATATTCAAAAGAGTGTAAGATAATTAATCTTGACTTTTGTGGACAATGCACCTAAATGTCTCATTTCACATTTTAGGTAAGAGAATAGGATTCTAGAGTAAACTAAGACGGCCCTACACGACCAGAAAACCCCTACCTTGGAAACTGAGCATCAGTAGGATGATTATGATACCTCCACACGGATCTTAGGGCAGGGTGAGGATTTAAATCTTGGAATCGGGGTTTGGATCTTGCCATAAGTGATCCCGATGCGGAATCCGATCCCAAACCTGTTCCAGGCAATAGGCCGAGTTGATTTAGGACTAGTTGAGTTTGGCCACAATAAGGGTAAAAAACAGGCCTTGCCAACCGAGTTTTAGGCGGGTTAGTGTTAGATTCGTTAATTGGACTCTGCTGATTAGGAGTTGACCCAGTGACATGCGACTTGGAGATACGTTACTAAACACCATTCTACTCCCAGTTTATGTTTGgttaacaagaaaagaaaagaaaaaaaaataaaattgaatcatgatgcaataattgatttatgtctatctctctttgcaaattcaattttttccctttttcatttcttggcAACCAAACGTAGCCCCATTATTAACTCTGGCAAATcgtaattaagaaaaaaaaaattccatatcaTGATCACTCTCGTAGAATGGAATGAttaccaaacaaagccttattATTTGGGGAAACTATTCCGTCACACCCTCACACTGTATTACATTACATTGAGACAATTGcattttttgatttttagagAAGTGATGTAATTTTCACCTTTGGATGTTTAGGAAATGATGTAAATATACGAAAAACATAAAATGACGTGGATTAATCACATTTCAATTATAGAGCAAGATTCATAATATTCTCTCATGTATAGGTTTGTCCTCATGAGTATGTCATGCACCCTCATGAGTCCTTTCAACCTTTGAGAAACTTAATATATGAGTAAAGGATTTTATTTCCTACTTATATAAAATTTTAGCCTTACATAAAATTCCAACATAGCAGTGTAGAGTTCAGAATCCTGGAGTATCATATTAGAATATATCAGAGCAAGTCAACTCTTTAGAGttgtacccaaaaaagaaaaaaattagagcgttggaataaaaaattaaacggaataaaaagaaaataataaataaaaagatgttAGAACGTGGACAGCTGTTATGTGATCATGAAGGCCTTCAGATTGGAATCTTATCTGTTCTATATTTTCAACTCGTCATTATATTTACTGAAGTGCCCCTGGATTTCATACTAAAAAAATTGGTTACTAGAAACTTGAAAGCTTCGAAGCCACCTCCCGAAGTGTtattttcccttgttttttcaTGGAATCTCCCCAAGTCCATTGTAGGTTGCTTGTAGGTCCAAATGACAGCCCAAAGGATAAAACCAAGAATAATTAAATCCATAAACCACCCCTCACCGGAAGGTCAATAGACGGGTAGGGTACAGGATACGCCTTACCCATATAACTCTAAGCATGGGTATAAATATtgatattgtattggtatcactTGAGGCCAATATCAATATGATCATACTGTTAAGATCGGTAGTATTGGCAAaacaatagtatttttttttttttttttaaatttatcaaaTATTTGATCAATACGATTTGATACCATAATGATATGATGGCCAGAAGATATCAATTCCTATAACTTTGCTTTTAAGTGGTGAAAACTTCTTATTATGGGCAAACATGGAagattgatattttcttttagCCTGAATATTATCTAGGACACGAGATAGCCCttgaaattatattaaaaatgaaattgattATAAAAAAGACAAGGGGGACATAGTCTGCCTTACCCCAACCCAAGAGAGACAACTCACTCTACCACTCTCAAAACCTATAAGAAAACACTTATAAAACTATTATATTCTAAAGACTAGTAAACTAGCTTTGTCCTATCATCaccatagaaaatcaaatttattatagACTCGCATGTAAAATTAGCTAACTAATCCGCTACTTGATTGTTTTCCCAAAATGAAAATGAGAATTGGGCCCTTTAAAAAACATAGAGGTGGATAACTTCCTGAAATTGATAAATGTAGCTTCACAAATTACAAGATCTTTGGTTAACTAACTTCAAAATTAAGGAGCCAGAATCAACCTATAAATCAGAGGCCCAATTCTCCACATAACCTCAAGCCATCTCTAAAGGCTCTCAACTCAGCTATTAAATTTGAACATATCCTATAAAAATTAGAGAATGCCACAAGAAAATTCCATATGCCGCAAGAAAATTCCATATTAAACTTAGTTTTTAGTTCATATTTtactaaaaatatatttatttattaatttatatatattattttattattcctcAATAAAACATAAGTGAGTAATCACAAAAATAATCAAATACATCATCAAATAATGGTCATGGAAATAATCACCTATAGAGAAATCAATATTTACTTATTTCTACAAacaaattttgatatttaattCTATTAGATAGAAATATtctttggtttatttttttgggaattaGATGAgacaaattattattatatatatataaaaaaaggtGAGACATAATATTCAGGATGCTAATGATATTTAGAACACCTTAGAGGGAAAAAttaatttatgggaaaaagaaggtTGCCTGATCACATAgccctatgcctagacacatggaCACGTGAAATTATGACACTATCCcttctgaaaataaaaacccaTCATCTATATGCTTTTGCACACGTTCTTATTGGTTCCTAGGCTAGTGCAGTAACTACACTACCAAGCAATGATCTCTTACCTTTATTCTATCTACATAATCTATTTTATGTGATGCATTGCTCTAGACTATAGACTCCCTCAGAAGTTCAATAAATATTACAAATTGATAAAGAGACATCAATTATATAAATATAGGGCGAAAGTTCTCTAGTATGCactattaggggtgtcaatttgtggcccgaccCAAGTAAATCGATCGGGACCAACCGTTTATAGACCTGCTCGACccgaaccgtttattaaacatgtcgggcttgagcccggcccgtttacaaACGATTGATCTCGATTTTGCTatttggaccgtcgggcgcccgaccgagaccgactgaATAAGACCAGACTAagatcggcctattgtgcaccggcctgacccgaccctttaatgattgtagaatatctattttacccccccaaaattaaagagtaaaaaactaaaaagtaaagacatgttcacattttaaataatagttatatttggtatcatttattgatttattgtcatttttttgggcttgcatgagtgggctggaatataagagcacattttaaagagggtccgtttaaaaactggttaaagcccgtttaacattaaacatgttcgtagctcggttaaggcccgactaaagcctgattatagcccgaggctgaccgaccgaatataaagagtatcatgccctcaataactaagcccgattagttaaatggacgGACACGATGcaacctttgaaagtcttcaagcccgattaagcccgaccaaaaCCAGACCAGCCTGttcggttgacacccctatgcaCTATCACCATTTTTTTGAGAGAATTATACAAGACAATCATGAAACTAgatcattttcattttccacaCTCATATAAATGAGTAAGGCTATGGTGAAAAGAGCCATTCTATTTAAGATTGAGCAAAAGCAAAGCAACACCAATAGTAAATTGTATAGGTATCAGTATTGATATTTGTATTGAATCAACCGTATAAGTTAtgattgatattgatacctGATCGATTGATATTGATACCTGATAAATATgacttttatatttttatcaaagTCATATCAGTATTGGTATCTGTATCAGTATCATTGACCATCCTTGTGGCCCCACTATATGCCTAAATACCATAGGTGCTGTTGGTAACTCAGAACATGGATTAAATAATCGAATCGGATCATCTGATTTCTGCCAACCCAGACCGAATCGATAGAGAGTCAAAGACATCTCCCGATTCTTGACAAATCCTTATTCTATACAACCGATCCCAAAGCCGATCTTGACCGATCCAATTCCAGACCATTCCTAATCGGAATCGGAATCGGAACCGGAACCGGATGATCTAAGTCGGCCACAAATACAAAAcgtcaaaaacccaaaaaaacttTTCAAATTCTCTACTAAGTACTAATTTCGGCGGAGTTTGATCCTTCGCTTCGCTAATCGCTATGGGTAATTTGGTTTCGATCACCAGAACCATCATCGTTCTggttcctttcttcttcatcttcatcttcgcCGAAGcccaatcccaatcccccgGGAGCTTGAACTCCAACGACAACGTGGTTAATGGATTCCGGCCAAGTCTCGCCGTAGTCATTGGCATCCTTTCTATAATGTTCTCCTTaacctttctccttctcatctACGCCAAATTCTGTCATAGACCACTCCCTTCCGACCTCCTCGATGACCCTGCCGACCTTGGCCGCTTTTCTGCTTCTGGGTTACTCGCCGGAGCAAGCTCTCGTTTTTCCGGGATCGATAAGACGGTGATCGAGTCGCTTCCTTACTTCCGTTTCTCTACTTTGGAAGGAGCGAGAGAAGGGCTAGAGTGCGCTGTCTGCCTTTCCAAATTCGAAGATATCGAGATTCTTAGATTGTTGCCCAAATGTAAACACGCTTTCCACATCGACTGTGTCGATCGTTGGCTCGATAATCACTCTAGCTGTCCTCTGTGCAGGCAGAAGGTCGAACCTTCCGACATCACCTTCTTCACTGCCACTTCTAACAGTTTGAGAATCTCTCGGAACCCCTCTGATCTCACCGATGACCACAATATCGAGCTCTTTGTAAGGAGAGAGCAAGACCCTGAAAATTATCTTGGGGGTTCTTCGTCTTCCAGGTTCAGCATCGGTAGCAGCTTTCGGAGAATAGAAAAGGGCAAGAAATTAGGGGAAGAATTGCCAATCCAGGAAGAACAACCCATTATCGATGCTGATAATCGTAATTTAGTGGATGAATTCAATCGCAGGATTATAGTCTCCGATGTCGTCTTCAAGAACAGATGGAGCGATGTCAATTCTTCTGATCTCATGCTTTTGAATTCGGAGATGCTCAGATTCTCATCATTGGCTTCGAGCAGTGATCGATTCACTTCTGCGACGGCATTTTCCGATAATGGGTGTTCATCAAATGAGATAATTATGAAGATTaaggaggagatggagaagaagaaggtgttCGAGAGTAAACTCAGTAAGATGAGAACGAACTATTCATTTTCTTCCAAGTCAAACTTCCCTTCTTCTTCGGGGTCCGAATTGAATCCAAATGATCATCCGCCAGGTATGTTGGTTCCAACAGGGGCGAGATCCGTGTCAGAGATTATTAGCCTCTCGAGATTTTCAGATTACAGAGTAGAGAACAGAATTAGAGAGTCGTCTTTGCATCATAACGGGAAAGACGAAAGGTTGAGGAAGGTTTGGATACCCATTGCGAGACGAACAGTTCAGTGGTTTGCTGGTCGGGAGAACAGGTCGCAGAGGATAGTAATTTGACGCCATTGTTGTGTGGTTTGAACTCCCGAGTCCCAAGGCCTACATGTGCTGCTGCCATGGCGAATCTCAGACAATATATTCAGATTGAAGGtgggaaaaatgggttttgttgGTCAATTACGTGGATTCTACTTAGATACAGATTCAATTATGAAGAAGACTTGAAAGCGAGAAAGAACagattttcattttattcattCAAGAACTCTGCTTATCCATTTTATCAAATTCCATGTTTTATGAATTGTGCCTGAAAGTGAAACTGAATTACCACGAGACTGTGGAGCAAGATTGAAGTATTGAATTGGTAGCCATTGCCATTTTTTTCTGCacaggagaagagaagggtcgACCTCGGATTCAGAGACTTAGATGGTTTAATATGAGATATTTCCGATTGTCGGAGTTGTTGGGGGCATGTGAGTATGTGACTACGTTGAGTGGACTTTCGTTTTCGACATATGAAAAGCTTTGTTACACTTGGTAAGCAGGTAAACAACTTCACTTGAGGTCCCCTACAAAGAAGACGACGGAGTCTACAAAATCCATTAAAGCTGTGAGTGTTTAACTGCTTTGTCTGCCATGTTATTGCTTGTAGGTCCCTGGGAggatagggttttgggttttgggttttgggttttggggtgaACGTTATTCCTGTGAAGGAGTGTTGTTCAAATTAATTCCATTGGATTTGGGGCTGTAATAGGGATACCATTTTTACTTAATGGGATTAAAGAATGGAATGGAAAGTGATAATGGCATGcccttttttattaaaaaaaaaaaaaaagggaaagattgAGAGGGCAATGTTTAAGAGGATCGTCACTGCGGACATATTGTGTCTATGGCGCAGGGGCTCCTTCATCGTGGTTTGGTTTATAATTGAGTCTGTCTTTAAAAAAATGGGAAGTGTTTTGCTGTGAGGGAGAGGGGTTTCTATGCATATACGAGGGCCGTTGAGAATAAACAAGAAAACATCCACAAAGAAGTATCCATTTTATATTTCACAGGGGATAGGTTGGTTATTTCTCTCTCATATGTCTGGTCATAGGGGCCACATTTCCCCACATAAACCTTTTTCCCTGAAAAACATGTTAGTGTTCTCTTTCTCCCAAATCCTTTGGGTAGGTTAGAAATGACTTCAATGTTCCATTACATAGTTTCATTACTAAAATGCATTTGTTACAAACTCCGGATAAAAGTAACAATTGAGGGGAAAATACTATGCATTCTCTTATAGTTCTCAAAATCTATATTTTGTCATATCGGATTGATATTGGCTGAAATCTATCCCCAATCTCTAATTGATCCTGATCAGTTTAGAGATAGAATAGTAAAAGTATCAGGGGTAAAATCAACCGACATCCACCAATTCGATCCAATTCGATATCAGCATCTGCCGA
The window above is part of the Macadamia integrifolia cultivar HAES 741 unplaced genomic scaffold, SCU_Mint_v3 scaffold2319, whole genome shotgun sequence genome. Proteins encoded here:
- the LOC122066287 gene encoding E3 ubiquitin-protein ligase ATL42-like, with the protein product MGNLVSITRTIIVLVPFFFIFIFAEAQSQSPGSLNSNDNVVNGFRPSLAVVIGILSIMFSLTFLLLIYAKFCHRPLPSDLLDDPADLGRFSASGLLAGASSRFSGIDKTVIESLPYFRFSTLEGAREGLECAVCLSKFEDIEILRLLPKCKHAFHIDCVDRWLDNHSSCPLCRQKVEPSDITFFTATSNSLRISRNPSDLTDDHNIELFVRREQDPENYLGGSSSSRFSIGSSFRRIEKGKKLGEELPIQEEQPIIDADNRNLVDEFNRRIIVSDVVFKNRWSDVNSSDLMLLNSEMLRFSSLASSSDRFTSATAFSDNGCSSNEIIMKIKEEMEKKKVFESKLSKMRTNYSFSSKSNFPSSSGSELNPNDHPPGMLVPTGARSVSEIISLSRFSDYRVENRIRESSLHHNGKDERLRKVWIPIARRTVQWFAGRENRSQRIVI